A genomic stretch from Erigeron canadensis isolate Cc75 chromosome 9, C_canadensis_v1, whole genome shotgun sequence includes:
- the LOC122582276 gene encoding CBL-interacting serine/threonine-protein kinase 14-like, translating into MPESEHPAGGDDQPEKTLFGKYEVGRLLGYGAFAKVYHARNIHTEQSVAIKIINKQRILKGGLAGNIKREISIMRRLRHPNIVRLIEVLANKKKIFFVLEFAKGGELFAKVAKSRFSEDLSRKYFQQLISAVGYCHSRGVFHRDLKPENLLLDENWNLKVTDFGLSALTDQIRADGLLHTLCGTPAYVAPEILLKKGYDGAKVDVWSCGIILFVLNAGYLPFNDPNLMVMYRKIYNGEFRVPRWTSKDLKRLISRLLDTNPETRITVEEIINDPWFRIGYKEVKFHHDYLELKDDEENDDFDESSEISTSTSTSISSNLKTMNAFDIISFSSGYNLSGLFDNKQEDGERFLSTASPEEIIETVVTVAEKEEMTVVKRKEWGVQIVGGLNCNFVMRIELKRLTEEFVIVEVRIRENEVGPSCKFWKEKIRPGLNKLIYKNKTGPAGCR; encoded by the coding sequence ATGCCGGAATCAGAACACCCCGCCGGCGGCGACGATCAGCCGGAGAAGACCCTGTTCGGAAAATACGAGGTGGGTCGTCTTTTAGGCTATGGTGCCTTCGCAAAAGTTTACCATGCTCGCAATATCCACACGGAGCAAAGTGTCGCAATCAAAATTATTAACAAACAAAGAATTCTGAAAGGCGGTTTAGCGGGTAATATTAAACGCGAAATATCAATTATGCGGAGATTACGTCATCCGAATATCGTACGTCTGATTGAAGTTCTCGCgaacaagaaaaagattttttttgttttggaatTCGCGAAAGGGGGTGAGTTGTTCGCGAAAGTCGCCAAGTCTCGGTTTAGTGAAGATCTTAGCCGTAAATATTTCCAACAGCTGATTTCAGCCGTTGGATATTGTCATTCTCGCGGTGTTTTTCACCGCGATTTGAAGCCTGAAAATTTGTTACTTGATGAAAATTGGAATCTGAAAGTTACGGATTTTGGGTTATCCGCTTTAACGGATCAAATACGGGCAGATGGGTTGTTGCATACGTTGTGTGGTACGCCTGCTTACGTGGCACCagagattttattaaaaaaaggttaTGATGGTGCAAAGGTTGATGTTTGGTCTTGTGGGATAATCTTGTTTGTTCTTAATGCGGGTTATTTACCGTTTAATGATCCGAATTTGATGGTTATGTATCGAAAGATTTATAATGGTGAATTTCGGGTTCCTAGGTGGACATCAAAAGACCTCAAACGGCTTATATCGCGTCTTCTGGATACTAATCCAGAGACGCGAATTACCGTTGAGGAAATTATTAATGATCCTTGGTTTAGAATTGGCTATAAAGAGGTTAAATTTCATCATGATTACCTCGAGTTAAAAGATGACGAAGAAAATGACGAttttgatgagtcatcagaaATATCCACCTCTACGTCCACGTCCATAAGTTCAAATTTAAAAACGATGAACGCGTTTGATATAATCTCGTTTTCCTCCGGATACAATTTATCCGGATTGTTCGACAACAAACAAGAGGACGGGGAACGGTTTTTGTCGACGGCATCTCCGGAGGAAATTATCGAGACGGTGGTCACGGTGGCGGAGAAGGAAGAAATGACCGtggtaaaaagaaaagaatgggGTGTACAAATAGTTGGAGGGTTAAATTGTAATTTTGTAATGAGGATAGAGTTAAAACGGTTAACGGAAGAGTTTGTTATAGTGGAAGTTAGGATTAGAGAAAATGAAGTGGGTCCCAGTTGTAAATTTTGGAAGGAAAAGATTAGACCCggtttaaataaattaatatataaaaataaaaccggACCGGCCGGATGTCGATGA